The nucleotide window GCCCTTTGCGCTGGAAAACGTCTGGACCGTTCACGGCGGCCGCGTGGATGCGGATCAGAACCTGATCGGCGGCCGGCATCGGCACCGGGCGCGTAGTCGGCACGAGGACCTCCGGACCGCCGGGCTGTTTGATCTCAATGGCCGTCATGGACGACGGCACACGATAAGTTGAAGCAGACATGGATACCACTCCTTCTATAGATGAGGCTCGATTGATCCGGGCGGATCGTTGAACGAGGAACTCTTGCGTTCAGTATAGGCATCGACATTGATGAATAAGTGCAGCAATATTCACGACGTGGCATGCAAATTTGCATCAGGAGGGCCGCACGATGAACTGGGATGACGCACGAGTGTTTCTCGCGGTGGAGCGCGAAAAAACGCTCCGTGGAGCGGCCAGGACGCTCAATCTCGATCAGGCGACGGTCGGCAGACGGATTGCGGCACTGGAGCACGCGCTGCGTGCAACGCTCTTCCTGCGAACCTCCGAGGGTTACGCGTTGACCGCAGCAGGCGAGGCCGCGCTGAGATCAGCGGAGAAAATGGAGCACTCCGCGCACGAACTCGTCAGACGAACTCAAGGCACGGATACACGGCTGGCGGGGGACGTAAGAGTCACCAGCACCGACTCGATCGCGCTCGAATTCCTGCTTCCCGCCATTGAACGCCTGCATGCCGTGCATCCCGAAGTGCGCGTCCTGCTGGACACGTCGACGCGCATGCTGAATCTGGCAAAGCGTGAAGCGGATATCGCGGTCCGCTCAGTCAGGCCGGACAATCCCGATCTCGTGGCGCGGCGTCTGGTTCGCTGGCCCATGGCGCTCTTTGCTTCGAATGCTTATCTCGAGCAGCACGGCAAGCCCGCCGCTGGCTCCGCATTCGCGGGCCACGATCTTGTCGTCTATCAGGGAAACTGGACCGGTAATCGATCACCGACTCTTGCGGGCGAACCGATACACGCGGGGCGCATCGTATCGACCTTCAATTCCAGCCTCATGTTGCGTACCGCCGTGAAGGCCGGCATCGGCATCGGTGAGCTTCCGATACATCTGGCTGAACACGACGGCCTCGTGCAGATATGGCCGGAACCCGCACGTGGGGCGGTCTACGAAGTCTGGCTCGTCACGCATCAAGATCTTCGGCATACCGCGCGTATCGCGGCAATGATTGACGGCATCGTCGCCGCGTTCGAAGATCACACCACCCACACAAAATAGGCACGCACGACTGGCTGCACTTGCTGCTTGTTGCGTTACATCCCCGAGCGGCCGGTCTATGCCGATTTGGGGCTGTTCGACGCCTGCCGCGATCCTCAGGACTGTGAACATTTGGGCGTGTGCCGGCAGGCGTCAAGCAAGCCTGAATGGGAGTGCAGTAGCGATGGAAAGCATCGAGACTCTCGTGATCGGCGCGGGCCAGGCTGGCCTTGCCCTGAGCTGGCATCTGAGCCAGCGCCGCCGCGAACACCTGGTGCTCGAGCGAGCGCGCATCGCCGAGCGCTGGC belongs to Paraburkholderia sp. FT54 and includes:
- a CDS encoding LysR family transcriptional regulator; this encodes MNWDDARVFLAVEREKTLRGAARTLNLDQATVGRRIAALEHALRATLFLRTSEGYALTAAGEAALRSAEKMEHSAHELVRRTQGTDTRLAGDVRVTSTDSIALEFLLPAIERLHAVHPEVRVLLDTSTRMLNLAKREADIAVRSVRPDNPDLVARRLVRWPMALFASNAYLEQHGKPAAGSAFAGHDLVVYQGNWTGNRSPTLAGEPIHAGRIVSTFNSSLMLRTAVKAGIGIGELPIHLAEHDGLVQIWPEPARGAVYEVWLVTHQDLRHTARIAAMIDGIVAAFEDHTTHTK